The genomic stretch TATGTACGCTTTGTATGTTTCATCGGAACGGCGGGTCATGGCATCTACACCGGCAATTACGGCCGGCGCAAATCCTGCTATTGCCAGGTCGTCCAGCGTAAACGCGGAGTCTTCAACCACATCATGCAACACAGCAACCATCTGGCATTCAATCTCCTCAAATTGCTGCATGAGCCACAGGGGGTGCAAGATGTAGGGCTGTCCAGATTTATCCGTCTGACCTACATGCGCCTGCGCCGCAATTTCTATCGCTTTTTCCAGGGTTGCCATATTTGCTTCAGCAATCCATGTCGCATATTCCTTTCCAAGAGTATACGAAAGGGCGTGGTAGCATTTGGTTACATGAGGCTTAACAAGGAGGATCTTCTGGAAATCTTCAGAATTTTGGCGTTTCTTCCTGTAAAACCTTCGCAAAGAGCGTCGCTGATGTAGACACACGGCAGGTGCGTTGGCATAAATACTCGAAAATGGCACCATAACCTGTGCGCTGCAGCTCCCTTTTAAAAT from Bacteroidota bacterium encodes the following:
- a CDS encoding GTP pyrophosphokinase, whose translation is MATLEKAIEIAAQAHVGQTDKSGQPYILHPLWLMQQFEEIECQMVAVLHDVVEDSAFTLDDLAIAGFAPAVIAGVDAMTRRSDETYKAYIDRVQAHPIALRVKLADLEHNMDVRRLDRFQPRDRDRLEKYHQTWRKLRQAAGL